Proteins encoded together in one Oceanobacillus iheyensis HTE831 window:
- a CDS encoding methionine ABC transporter permease, with protein sequence MEKINAFLDAWGSDLWTSTIQTFQMVGISLAISVLIGLPLGILLVLTRPGKALSNKFVYNVLNIVINIIRSVPFIILLFFILPFTKFIVGTSIGVKGVIVPLVVYTAPYIARLMESALLEVNRGVIEAYEAMGIKTRHIVWHVLVRESRSSIVLGLTIAIIGLIGASAMAGLVGGGGLGDLAYRYGHLRYEVDVMYVTVILLIILVQGLQSLGNYFAARLKKD encoded by the coding sequence ATGGAGAAAATCAACGCGTTTCTTGATGCATGGGGTTCGGATTTATGGACGTCAACGATTCAAACATTTCAGATGGTCGGTATCTCTCTTGCCATTTCGGTCTTGATCGGATTACCGCTGGGCATTCTGCTTGTTTTAACGAGACCGGGGAAAGCGCTCAGTAATAAGTTCGTCTATAATGTGTTGAATATCGTGATCAATATTATTCGTTCGGTGCCGTTTATTATTCTATTATTCTTCATTCTCCCTTTTACAAAATTCATTGTCGGCACGTCAATTGGCGTGAAAGGGGTTATTGTTCCATTGGTCGTCTATACGGCTCCTTATATCGCTCGGTTAATGGAGTCTGCCTTACTGGAAGTAAACCGCGGTGTCATTGAAGCATATGAAGCGATGGGGATTAAGACGAGACATATCGTCTGGCATGTACTTGTGCGGGAATCTCGCTCCTCGATCGTTCTCGGGTTAACGATTGCGATCATTGGGCTAATCGGAGCATCGGCCATGGCCGGCTTAGTAGGCGGTGGAGGACTCGGAGACCTCGCATATCGATATGGTCACTTACGGTATGAAGTAGATGTGATGTACGTAACCGTTATTCTCCTGATTATTTTAGTGCAAGGATTACAATCACTCGGCAATTACTTTGCTGCACGATTGAAAAAAGATTAA
- a CDS encoding methionine ABC transporter ATP-binding protein translates to MIELTNITKTFAGKQGDIQALKDVSLSVGKGEIYGVIGYSGAGKSTLIRCVNLLEQPDQGSVKVNDVELTTLKSGKLRETRSHIGMIFQGFNLLKTATVYDNIAIPLKLTGLNKKAVKDRVQKYLDIVGLADKHDAYPSELSGGQKQRVAIARALSHEPEVLLSDEATSALDPDTTEAILDLLLRINKELGITILLITHEMNVIQRVCDRVAVMENGEVIEEGYTKDIFISPQLRTTKRFVNSLFSHDIPDDLIDGLSENGQVAKLSFFGESSGDPALALVTKKYDIYPNILSGSITRIKDEAFGQLLVHFKGEQAEINDSFQFLQDQQVHVKGVTYDGENQRVS, encoded by the coding sequence ATGATTGAATTAACCAACATCACAAAGACATTTGCAGGAAAACAAGGAGATATTCAGGCATTGAAAGATGTTTCTTTATCTGTTGGAAAAGGAGAAATCTATGGCGTGATCGGCTATAGTGGCGCAGGAAAGAGTACACTTATTCGTTGTGTGAATTTACTGGAGCAGCCAGATCAGGGATCGGTAAAAGTGAATGATGTAGAATTAACCACGTTGAAATCAGGAAAACTCCGTGAAACAAGAAGTCATATCGGAATGATTTTTCAAGGATTTAATCTATTAAAAACAGCAACGGTCTACGATAATATCGCTATCCCATTGAAATTAACTGGTCTGAATAAAAAAGCAGTGAAGGACCGGGTACAGAAATACTTGGATATCGTTGGCTTAGCCGACAAGCATGATGCGTACCCGTCAGAGCTCTCCGGTGGGCAAAAGCAACGAGTGGCGATTGCGCGGGCACTGTCTCATGAGCCAGAAGTGTTATTAAGTGACGAAGCAACAAGTGCACTCGATCCGGATACAACGGAAGCGATTTTGGATTTATTATTACGTATTAATAAAGAACTTGGGATTACGATCTTGCTGATTACACATGAGATGAATGTCATCCAGCGAGTTTGCGATCGGGTCGCAGTCATGGAAAATGGGGAAGTGATTGAGGAAGGCTATACGAAAGATATTTTCATATCGCCACAGCTACGGACCACAAAGCGTTTTGTGAATAGTTTATTCTCGCATGACATTCCGGATGATTTAATCGATGGTTTGAGTGAGAATGGTCAAGTAGCTAAATTATCGTTCTTCGGAGAATCATCGGGAGATCCGGCACTTGCGCTCGTAACGAAAAAGTATGATATCTATCCAAATATCTTGTCCGGCAGCATTACACGGATTAAAGATGAAGCATTCGGTCAGCTACTTGTTCACTTTAAAGGAGAGCAAGCGGAAATAAACGATTCATTTCAGTTTTTACAAGACCAACAAGTACATGTGAAAGGAGTGACGTATGATGGAGAAAATCAACGCGTTTCTTGA
- a CDS encoding MetQ/NlpA family ABC transporter substrate-binding protein, which produces MKKGLLTAIVFLAVALLAACGSEESSGASEGLYDDEKLVIGVTAGPHEEILEKVTELAEEEGINIETEVFTDYVMPNVALDEGELDLNIFQTEPYFNAIREDRNLDLVKSFDTVTFPMGIYSLDVGDVSELPEGATIGLPSDPTNSGRALLLFEQAGLIELDPETGINSTVRDIEKNNGNYEFVELDSAQIARQLEELDAAAINTNFAIEAGFTPTEDAIFIEPKDSPYINHAAVRAENEDDEIIQKLADIYRSEEVKTFIEEEFGGSLVPSW; this is translated from the coding sequence ATGAAAAAAGGATTATTAACAGCGATCGTATTTTTAGCAGTAGCACTTTTGGCTGCATGTGGCAGTGAAGAATCTAGCGGGGCAAGTGAAGGGTTGTACGATGATGAAAAATTAGTCATCGGTGTAACGGCAGGACCACATGAAGAGATTCTTGAGAAAGTAACAGAACTAGCAGAAGAGGAAGGCATTAATATCGAGACGGAGGTGTTCACGGATTATGTGATGCCAAATGTTGCATTAGATGAAGGGGAACTCGATTTAAATATATTCCAAACAGAACCGTATTTTAATGCTATTAGAGAAGATAGAAACCTAGACTTAGTGAAATCATTTGATACGGTGACTTTCCCGATGGGGATTTATTCATTAGATGTCGGTGATGTGTCTGAATTGCCAGAGGGAGCAACAATCGGACTGCCTAGTGATCCAACCAATAGCGGTCGTGCACTTTTATTATTTGAACAAGCTGGTTTAATCGAGTTGGATCCGGAGACGGGGATTAATTCCACTGTTCGTGATATTGAAAAGAATAACGGCAATTATGAATTTGTGGAACTCGATTCTGCGCAGATTGCACGTCAGTTAGAGGAATTGGATGCGGCAGCGATTAATACGAATTTCGCCATCGAAGCTGGATTTACTCCAACGGAAGACGCTATTTTCATCGAGCCAAAAGATTCACCTTATATTAACCATGCGGCTGTCAGAGCGGAAAATGAAGACGATGAAATCATCCAAAAACTAGCAGATATTTATCGCAGTGAAGAAGTCAAAACATTTATCGAAGAAGAATTTGGCGGATCGCTCGTTCCTTCGTGGTAA
- a CDS encoding iron-containing alcohol dehydrogenase family protein yields MRKEEGFMSTSIVKGAPGHYRIGADVLEEIPVLLEELSVNRIQVIAGKRSWQAAKPYLPFVLVKQVEANIIFIDGHTTLEKADKIADQLHQHAIDAVIGIGGGTALDITKAAAAKAEVKSVLIPTIAATCAAWTPLSVFYDSNGAFTHYTYFPLATTLVLVEPAIIAHAPIEYLRAGIGDTLAKFYEADALIESFYPNEEVPVPVKVSQFSASICRDVLLEDGKAALDAVRDKQVTPALIRVIEAIIITGGMVGGFGDKAGRIAGAHSLHNGLTEASEAQHFLHGELVAYGILGQLAFEQKEEELLRLLDFYDQWQLPSSLQEIGIDITNTDLVERIIQKAILPQESIHFMNREVTAESLASALQQVEKNNQIYYKEKRGEKTS; encoded by the coding sequence ATGAGAAAAGAGGAAGGATTTATGTCCACATCGATTGTAAAAGGAGCTCCGGGTCATTATCGGATTGGCGCGGATGTCTTGGAGGAAATTCCTGTACTGCTTGAAGAACTGTCAGTTAATCGTATACAAGTTATCGCAGGGAAGAGATCATGGCAGGCGGCAAAGCCGTATTTGCCTTTTGTATTAGTGAAGCAAGTAGAAGCGAATATCATCTTTATTGACGGTCATACCACGCTAGAAAAAGCGGATAAAATAGCGGATCAGCTTCACCAACATGCGATTGATGCCGTAATTGGTATAGGTGGCGGGACTGCACTGGATATAACGAAAGCCGCAGCTGCTAAAGCAGAGGTTAAATCGGTTTTAATTCCGACAATTGCTGCGACCTGTGCTGCATGGACACCGCTTAGTGTCTTTTACGACAGTAATGGAGCATTTACACACTATACGTATTTTCCATTAGCGACGACACTTGTATTAGTAGAGCCGGCGATTATTGCGCATGCTCCTATCGAATACTTACGAGCGGGGATTGGTGATACGCTGGCAAAATTTTATGAAGCCGACGCATTAATCGAGAGTTTTTACCCGAATGAAGAAGTGCCTGTTCCCGTGAAAGTTTCCCAATTCTCCGCTAGTATTTGTCGAGATGTATTGCTGGAAGACGGAAAAGCAGCACTCGATGCCGTCCGGGATAAACAAGTGACACCGGCATTAATCCGTGTTATCGAGGCGATTATTATAACAGGCGGAATGGTAGGCGGATTTGGCGATAAGGCAGGGCGAATTGCCGGGGCACATTCACTACATAATGGATTAACGGAAGCCAGCGAGGCTCAACACTTCTTGCACGGGGAGCTTGTGGCATACGGCATCCTTGGTCAATTGGCATTCGAACAAAAAGAAGAAGAGCTTTTGCGATTACTCGATTTTTATGATCAATGGCAGTTGCCATCTAGTTTACAGGAGATCGGTATTGATATAACTAATACTGATCTCGTCGAAAGGATTATTCAGAAAGCAATTCTGCCGCAAGAGTCGATACATTTTATGAACCGGGAAGTGACGGCGGAATCTTTAGCAAGTGCGTTACAGCAAGTAGAGAAAAATAATCAAATCTATTACAAGGAAAAAAGAGGAGAGAAAACATCATGA
- a CDS encoding AIPR family protein has protein sequence MKNNKFRFNYKKYSKLKSPYEGDNREVYHLWVDIEQIPSGFPTEVNPRDVKTNTKVYRRIKDALTESTQSFFVNNRGILISAKSIGIDAVTNEITLDLGSVDQTEKYGVLDGGHTYHAIIKNKKKLDPDEKQYVHLEIMNNVIEIDELSAARNTSVQVSDKAIAELANKFEFVKESIENEPFSKDIAYRENEDKRLDTVDLVRLMYAFNKFKYKDNSNQPIQAYSGKAQVLKDYLANYDGTTNNSRNDYEHIAPLLPEIVKLYDKIELEMVEGYKLSNPKGQFGKVKGVDRKDKGATTRYYQNPTLYHITQGFIFPILAAFRALIEIKDSNVLEWSVDPLSVWEKSKSKLVNNTVEMSRQLGNNPQSTGKSSALWLQNYDAINSTKLQIQIEMLQSK, from the coding sequence TTGAAAAACAATAAATTTAGATTTAATTATAAAAAATATTCAAAATTAAAAAGTCCATATGAAGGTGATAATAGAGAAGTTTATCATTTGTGGGTAGACATTGAACAAATTCCAAGTGGATTTCCGACAGAGGTAAACCCTAGAGATGTAAAAACAAATACTAAAGTATATAGAAGAATAAAGGACGCTTTAACAGAGAGTACTCAATCTTTTTTTGTGAATAATAGAGGAATCTTAATTTCAGCTAAAAGTATTGGTATAGATGCTGTTACAAATGAAATTACACTTGATTTAGGTAGTGTTGATCAAACTGAAAAATATGGCGTTTTAGACGGAGGGCACACTTATCACGCTATAATAAAAAATAAGAAAAAGTTAGATCCAGATGAAAAACAATACGTACATCTAGAGATAATGAATAATGTAATTGAAATAGATGAATTATCGGCAGCTAGAAATACAAGTGTGCAAGTTTCAGACAAAGCTATAGCTGAATTGGCAAACAAGTTTGAATTTGTGAAAGAAAGTATTGAGAACGAACCATTTTCAAAAGATATTGCATACAGAGAAAACGAAGATAAGCGATTAGATACGGTAGATTTAGTAAGGTTGATGTATGCTTTCAATAAGTTTAAATATAAAGATAATAGTAATCAACCAATACAAGCTTATAGTGGTAAAGCGCAAGTTTTAAAAGATTATTTAGCTAATTATGACGGTACAACCAACAATTCTAGAAACGATTATGAACATATTGCTCCTTTATTACCAGAAATAGTGAAATTATACGATAAAATTGAATTAGAGATGGTAGAAGGTTATAAATTATCTAACCCAAAAGGACAGTTTGGAAAAGTTAAAGGTGTTGATAGAAAGGATAAAGGGGCGACTACAAGATATTATCAGAATCCTACACTTTATCATATAACACAGGGGTTTATATTCCCTATACTAGCGGCTTTTAGAGCTTTAATAGAAATAAAAGATAGTAATGTGCTAGAGTGGAGTGTTGATCCTTTGAGTGTATGGGAAAAAAGTAAATCTAAATTAGTTAATAATACAGTTGAGATGTCCAGACAATTAGGTAATAATCCTCAAAGTACAGGGAAAAGTAGTGCTCTTTGGTTACAAAATTATGATGCAATAAATTCTACAAAACTTCAAATACAAATTGAGATGTTACAAAGTAAGTGA
- a CDS encoding helix-turn-helix domain-containing protein, producing MVKRQKNKFINDPYYKMGLKLRELREHNKMTISDLAELMDVSVKTISNYENGYNRMTIEAIIKIYRNSVFGEKDLEELLDLFIVSIFDN from the coding sequence ATGGTTAAAAGACAAAAAAATAAATTTATTAATGACCCTTATTATAAAATGGGATTAAAATTAAGGGAATTGCGTGAACATAATAAAATGACAATATCAGACTTAGCTGAACTCATGGATGTATCTGTTAAAACAATCAGCAATTATGAAAATGGATACAACCGTATGACTATTGAAGCAATAATTAAAATTTATAGAAATAGTGTATTCGGAGAAAAAGATCTAGAAGAATTATTGGATTTGTTTATAGTTAGCATATTTGATAATTGA
- a CDS encoding helix-turn-helix domain-containing protein codes for MNFNEEIRKTMGSKMREARKKKGLTQEEVAEICNLDDKHIGKLERGEKTPLVTTLFKYWKATDIDVNRLFQELDELERKLKSQHSSEVDSE; via the coding sequence TTGAATTTCAATGAGGAAATACGTAAAACTATGGGATCAAAAATGCGAGAAGCTAGAAAGAAAAAAGGATTAACACAAGAAGAAGTAGCAGAAATTTGTAATTTAGATGACAAACACATAGGAAAGCTTGAAAGAGGCGAAAAAACACCACTAGTCACTACACTGTTTAAATATTGGAAAGCAACTGATATAGATGTAAATAGACTATTTCAAGAACTGGATGAACTTGAGAGAAAACTAAAGAGCCAGCATTCTTCTGAGGTCGATTCTGAATGA
- a CDS encoding competence protein ComK codes for MISPPFAGISPLTMAILPKNRFNVSSTILEIHQTIEQNKLPIQLIREGCLYHYSTYEGRKAATYYHTGFKRKVPIVISVSHQIIAFPTHATTDINCNWIFYHHVESIQSESDRNQPTSMITFRNGIQLNINLPAPFLKEQMTRCLACFYSIKK; via the coding sequence ATGATCTCGCCACCATTTGCTGGTATTTCACCTTTGACAATGGCAATCTTACCTAAAAATAGATTCAATGTTTCCTCTACCATTCTAGAAATACATCAAACAATAGAGCAAAACAAACTACCTATTCAACTAATCAGAGAAGGATGTTTATATCATTATTCCACTTATGAAGGTAGAAAAGCCGCTACTTACTACCACACTGGCTTCAAACGAAAAGTTCCTATTGTGATTAGTGTTTCACACCAAATTATAGCTTTCCCCACCCATGCTACTACAGATATTAATTGTAACTGGATCTTTTATCATCACGTCGAATCCATTCAGTCAGAATCTGATAGAAATCAACCTACTTCAATGATTACATTTCGAAATGGTATTCAACTCAACATCAACCTTCCTGCTCCATTTCTAAAAGAACAAATGACTCGTTGTTTAGCTTGTTTTTATAGCATTAAAAAATAA
- a CDS encoding DNA cytosine methyltransferase, with translation MTYSVASLFAGIGGIDIGFEQAGARVIWANEMDKHACETYRQNFESKLIEDDVRNIKESDMPDADIITAGWPCVAFSIAGNRHGMKYKCNNCEHEHSVTYDEYIHGVTCPKCAGHTEAIDPRGTLFFDVIRFIRAKNPEAIFLENVKNLRGHDKGNTFKVITEMLQESGYYIDSKIMNTMDYGNIPQNRERIFIVGFKDEEKYNKFQWPQKIGLTKSIDNVIDRSKKQDDAYYYTEESQYYSMIVESMKNRNTVYQLRRVYMRENQSNVCPTLTANMGTGGHNVPLIMDDWGYRKITPKEALKFQGFLVGENYKIPEDMAKSHLYKQAGNAVSVPVIRRIATNLLEALGFGETEYKTIEKNEKHEQLSFN, from the coding sequence ATGACGTATTCAGTTGCAAGCTTGTTTGCTGGTATTGGCGGAATTGATATAGGATTTGAACAAGCTGGTGCAAGAGTTATCTGGGCTAATGAAATGGATAAGCACGCTTGTGAAACGTATCGCCAAAATTTCGAGAGTAAACTAATTGAAGATGATGTAAGAAATATAAAAGAAAGTGACATGCCTGATGCTGATATAATAACTGCTGGATGGCCTTGTGTTGCATTTAGCATTGCAGGTAACAGACATGGTATGAAATATAAATGTAACAATTGTGAGCATGAACACAGTGTAACTTACGATGAGTATATACATGGAGTTACATGTCCAAAATGTGCTGGGCATACAGAAGCAATAGATCCAAGAGGGACACTTTTTTTTGATGTTATCCGCTTTATTCGCGCTAAGAATCCTGAAGCAATTTTTTTGGAAAATGTAAAAAATTTAAGAGGTCATGACAAAGGGAATACTTTTAAAGTAATTACTGAAATGCTTCAAGAAAGTGGTTATTATATAGATAGCAAAATAATGAATACAATGGATTATGGAAACATACCTCAGAACAGAGAGCGAATATTTATTGTAGGATTTAAAGATGAAGAGAAATATAATAAATTTCAATGGCCCCAAAAAATTGGACTTACAAAATCAATTGATAATGTAATAGATCGCAGCAAGAAGCAGGATGATGCTTATTATTATACGGAAGAAAGTCAATACTATTCAATGATCGTTGAGTCTATGAAAAATAGAAATACTGTATATCAGCTTAGAAGAGTCTATATGAGAGAAAATCAAAGCAATGTTTGTCCTACACTAACTGCAAATATGGGTACTGGAGGACATAATGTACCTCTTATAATGGATGACTGGGGATATAGAAAAATCACACCTAAAGAGGCACTGAAGTTTCAAGGTTTCCTTGTCGGTGAAAATTATAAAATTCCTGAAGATATGGCAAAAAGTCATTTATATAAACAGGCAGGAAATGCTGTAAGTGTTCCAGTAATCAGAAGAATTGCAACTAATTTATTGGAAGCATTAGGATTTGGAGAAACAGAATATAAAACGATTGAGAAAAATGAAAAACATGAGCAGCTTTCATTTAACTAA
- a CDS encoding restriction endonuclease PLD domain-containing protein produces the protein MIILYSPWREFSASDKEEYIKYLKIFGALSGLFKDSKEGKNASKPYLYYRNHEQLFAKVFDVEDLTRKDSAFDAVAKIEDQRIGVGLKTWIHSRDLTYQKVAEFNKVAPLELAPLIENKEYSNLIYKIAELRNERIKLDQRQYNTAFDIYHNITRDDNVMNIMETSYDLVQLDSLKMIDQNGRTYTFSDGLNRYKFYASKSVLLKEFDASKEKIYESIPIIQKDDPFEILNLIKLNNFDSKENVQNSIYLPIYSDRNMKVEDKSGFNAWNAAPKSKGSLTPRPEFEAYIPIPKWIHHTFPNFFGFNALNKIERNNSKSFNLHLPDGRKIKAIVTQDFGKSLQTNPQSVLGKWILHDVLGLKSRELLTMDHLVKLGVDSLKITKIDNQNFKIELAETYAFEQWKIDFEDEIKSSNSRSPKMRPFLMVE, from the coding sequence GTGATTATATTGTATTCCCCGTGGAGAGAGTTTTCTGCAAGTGATAAAGAAGAATATATAAAATATTTAAAGATATTTGGAGCGTTATCGGGTTTGTTCAAAGATAGTAAAGAAGGTAAAAACGCAAGTAAACCATATCTGTACTATCGAAATCACGAACAACTCTTTGCAAAAGTGTTTGATGTTGAAGATCTAACTCGAAAAGATTCAGCTTTTGATGCTGTAGCAAAGATTGAAGATCAGCGAATAGGTGTAGGTTTGAAGACTTGGATTCATTCAAGGGATTTAACTTATCAAAAAGTCGCAGAATTTAACAAAGTGGCACCTTTAGAATTAGCGCCTTTAATAGAAAATAAAGAGTACAGCAATCTAATTTATAAAATAGCTGAGCTGAGAAATGAACGGATTAAATTAGATCAGCGTCAATATAATACCGCTTTTGATATTTACCACAATATTACTCGAGACGATAATGTGATGAATATCATGGAAACTAGTTATGATTTAGTACAGCTAGATTCTTTAAAGATGATCGACCAGAATGGGAGGACATATACTTTTTCAGATGGCTTAAATAGGTATAAGTTTTATGCAAGTAAAAGTGTTCTTTTAAAAGAATTTGATGCATCTAAGGAAAAAATTTATGAAAGCATACCAATAATCCAAAAGGACGATCCGTTTGAAATTTTAAATTTAATTAAATTAAATAATTTTGATAGCAAAGAAAATGTTCAAAATTCTATTTACTTGCCAATTTATTCAGATAGAAATATGAAGGTAGAGGATAAGTCAGGATTTAACGCATGGAATGCAGCCCCTAAGAGTAAAGGGAGTCTTACACCTCGCCCTGAATTTGAAGCATACATTCCTATACCTAAGTGGATTCATCATACTTTCCCCAACTTTTTTGGTTTTAATGCGTTAAATAAAATAGAGAGAAATAATTCCAAGTCATTTAATCTTCATTTGCCGGATGGAAGGAAGATCAAAGCAATTGTAACTCAAGATTTTGGAAAAAGTTTGCAGACAAATCCTCAAAGTGTATTAGGTAAATGGATATTGCATGATGTACTAGGTCTTAAAAGTAGAGAGTTATTAACTATGGACCATTTAGTAAAATTAGGCGTGGATTCTCTGAAAATAACTAAAATAGATAATCAAAACTTTAAAATTGAATTAGCGGAAACTTATGCTTTTGAGCAATGGAAAATTGACTTTGAAGATGAAATTAAATCCAGCAATAGCAGATCTCCTAAGATGCGCCCGTTCCTTATGGTAGAATAG
- a CDS encoding PD-(D/E)XK motif protein, with amino-acid sequence MNYVKLLREQYELSNYNAGPYFRIESIDNSSFLLKAKDEYGVAIEVDKEVKLNERFNQLRLYTTEGEMDGKETNLLNLSTTSLDYVDQFFMVAADYIDLNKRQLLMKEPLEWWDNWRELLGNAIVEKPVYSVLAELLVLNYLQDRINPNNLNWVGYKGSTYDISKEDLGIEVKSSINKFDNSITISNQYQLHSGLTHEIYVLKFEPSQNQIGITIDDIVLELVKNGYSERKVEKGLTELRLSKNSASRRKKFILLGCKKYNIKDVVPLNVEQAMSNFLDFDLVKKISVEIDLSNIKNEIIKITDKC; translated from the coding sequence ATGAACTATGTAAAGTTATTAAGAGAACAATACGAACTGTCTAACTATAATGCCGGGCCTTATTTTAGAATTGAATCAATTGATAATTCCAGTTTTCTCTTAAAGGCTAAGGATGAATATGGAGTAGCTATAGAAGTGGATAAAGAAGTTAAGTTAAATGAAAGGTTTAACCAATTAAGGCTTTATACAACTGAAGGTGAAATGGATGGAAAGGAAACCAATTTGTTGAACCTCTCAACAACATCTTTAGATTATGTTGATCAGTTTTTTATGGTTGCGGCTGACTACATTGATTTAAATAAGCGCCAATTATTAATGAAAGAACCTTTGGAATGGTGGGATAATTGGAGAGAACTACTAGGTAATGCAATAGTTGAGAAACCGGTGTATAGTGTCCTTGCAGAATTATTAGTTTTAAATTATTTACAAGACAGAATTAACCCAAACAATCTCAATTGGGTAGGGTATAAAGGAAGTACGTATGATATAAGTAAAGAAGATCTTGGTATAGAGGTTAAATCATCTATAAATAAATTTGATAACTCTATAACTATATCTAATCAATATCAACTTCATAGTGGTTTAACTCATGAAATATATGTTTTAAAATTTGAACCTTCTCAAAATCAAATTGGCATAACTATTGATGATATAGTTCTAGAACTAGTAAAGAATGGGTATTCAGAAAGAAAGGTTGAAAAGGGTCTGACTGAACTTAGACTTTCAAAAAATTCTGCTTCTCGACGTAAGAAGTTTATATTATTAGGATGCAAGAAATATAATATTAAAGATGTAGTTCCATTAAATGTTGAGCAGGCGATGAGTAATTTCTTAGATTTTGACTTAGTTAAAAAAATATCAGTAGAGATTGATTTATCTAATATAAAGAATGAAATAATAAAAATTACTGATAAATGTTAA